The Streptomyces griseiscabiei genomic sequence GCGCTCGACGTCGACTTCGTGGTGTTCTCCGGGCACAAGGCGATGGCGCTGCCCGGTACCGGTGCCGTCTGGGCCCGGAATCTGCGGGGGCCGGTCTTCCGGCCCGGGGGCTGGAGCGGCACCCCCAACACGGTCGGCATCGTGTCGCTGACGGCGGCGCTCGACTGGCTGGACGCGGCCGGGACGGACCGGATCGAGCGCTGGACGGTGGACCTGGCGTCCCGGCTGACGGACGGGCTGGCCCGGATGGACGCCTACGAGGTGCTCGGCTGCCGGTCCAGTCTCACGGCGGACAGCGAGGTGCAGCGGCGCCGGAGTCTCGTCACCTTCCGGCATCGGGCGATCGACTCACGGGACCTCGGTTTCATTCTCTTCAGCCATGGCTTCATGGTCCGGACGGACGGCCACTGCCAGGCGGGGCGCGCGGCGGAGGACGGTTCGGTCCGGGTGAGTCTGCATGTGTACAACACCCCCCGGGAGATCGAGGAGTTGCTCTCGACCCTCGCTAATCTGCAATGATTTCCATGAGCGGAAGCGAGTCGAGGCGGAGGCAGTGCGACCGGCATGGATCTGAGTACGGCGACGGCGGCGCGTTGGGTGGAGCGCTGGGAACGACAGCAGCGGCTGTACGCGGTCGACCGCGAGGAGCGGTTCGAGGTCATCGCGGATCTGGTCGAGCATGTGACGCGCGACTGCCCCGCGCCCCTCGTCCTCGACCTGGGCAGCGGCCCCGGCTGTCTGGCGGCCCGCCTCGCCGGCCGGCTGCCGACGGCCGAGGTGCTCGCCGTGGACGCGGACCCGCTCCTGCTGGAGCTGGGCAGCGCCCACTACGGCAGCGCCCTCAGGTATGTCAGGACCCTGATCGGCGCGCCCGGCTGGCTCGACACGCTCGCCCTGGCCCGCCCCGTGGACGCGGTGGTGTCGACCACCGCGCTGCACTACCTGGGCACGGAGACCCTGCGGCGGGTCTACCGGGAACTCGCCGGGCTGCTGCGCCCCGGCGGCATCCTGATCAACGGCGACCACATCAGCCCGGACTCGACGAAGGTGTCCGAACTCGCCCTCGACATCGGACGGCGGCGGGCCGCGCGCAGCGCCGCGCCCCTCGACGAGGACTGGGAGTCCTGGTGGTCGAGCGCGGCCACCGACCCGGAGCTGGCCCCGCTCCTGTCCCGGCGCGACGAGGGCGGCCGTCCGCTCTGCGAGGGCAACGATCTGACCCTGTCCGGTCATGTCGCCCTGCTGCGGGCGGCGGGCTTCGACCACGTCGGACCCGTCTGGCAGGTGGGTCCGAGCCATGTCCTGGCCGCCGTCCGCTGACCCGCGGCGCTCATCCGTCGGGTGCCCGGCCGTCCATCGCGGTGCCGCGCCCCAGGTACGTCACCGGGCCGGGGTCCGGCACCGCGATCTCGTGGAAGCCCAGGCGGTCGTAGAAGGCGCGGGCCGGGGTGTTGCTGGTGAGCATGGACAGGTGGACGGACGGGACTCCGGCGTCGCGCAGGGCCCGGAGGAAGGTGTGCATCAGGGCCCGGCCGTGGCCCCGGCCCTGCCAGTCGGGGAGCAGGTCGATGTGCAAGTGGGCCGGGTAGGGGACGAGTTCGGGGAGGATCATGCGTTCCGGGTGGTGCAGCAGCTGGACGATGCCCTCGTCGGGGCCGACCGCCGGACCGGTGGGCGCCGGGAAGCGGTCCTCGACCAGCGGCAGCCACTTCGCGCGGTACTCCGCCACGAAGGCGACCGTGTCGGCGGTGCCGAGGATGTACCCGACCGCCTGCCCGCGCCCGTCGTCCAGGACGAAGGTCAGCTCCGGTTCCAGGTGGGCGTACGGGCCGGCGAAGGCCGCCGGGAACACATCGGGGTCCCGGTGGTGCGGGCGGCTGTCGCCACCGTTGTGGGCCGTCCGCACACAGATCTCGTGAAGGGCGTCGTGGTCCTCGGGACGGTACGGACGTACGGCGGGAGGCGAGGTCATCGCAGCATCCTGCGCGGCACGGGGCGGCCCCGACAAGCGTCCGGACACCCCCGCCTCCCGTACCGCTCCCCTACGCCCGCCGCCGCACCGATCCACCTGCCCGCACGGCCCGCCCCCGTCACGGCCGCTGCGTCCCTCGGGCACCCGCCCGCGGTGCCCGCCCCACGCCCGGGCACCTGCCCGCGCCACCCCGCCCAGCCCCTGGCCGGGCGCAGCACTCCCGGTGCGGGCAGCACTCCCCGTGCAGGCAGCGCCTCCCGTGCGGGCAGCACTCCCGGCACCTGACCCCGCCGCCCCCTCACCCCCTCGCCGCGCCGAACCAGTGCCGAAGCCGGTCGTGCAGGTCCTGCTGGTCCTCGCCGGCCCAGGCGACGTGGCCGTCGGGGCGGAGGAGGACCGCGGGGGCGTCGAGGTC encodes the following:
- a CDS encoding class I SAM-dependent methyltransferase, giving the protein MDLSTATAARWVERWERQQRLYAVDREERFEVIADLVEHVTRDCPAPLVLDLGSGPGCLAARLAGRLPTAEVLAVDADPLLLELGSAHYGSALRYVRTLIGAPGWLDTLALARPVDAVVSTTALHYLGTETLRRVYRELAGLLRPGGILINGDHISPDSTKVSELALDIGRRRAARSAAPLDEDWESWWSSAATDPELAPLLSRRDEGGRPLCEGNDLTLSGHVALLRAAGFDHVGPVWQVGPSHVLAAVR
- a CDS encoding GNAT family N-acetyltransferase, with product MTSPPAVRPYRPEDHDALHEICVRTAHNGGDSRPHHRDPDVFPAAFAGPYAHLEPELTFVLDDGRGQAVGYILGTADTVAFVAEYRAKWLPLVEDRFPAPTGPAVGPDEGIVQLLHHPERMILPELVPYPAHLHIDLLPDWQGRGHGRALMHTFLRALRDAGVPSVHLSMLTSNTPARAFYDRLGFHEIAVPDPGPVTYLGRGTAMDGRAPDG